The genomic interval CTCCACCGCGAGGTCCGGCGCGGGTGGGCGGGCCGACGGCGGCCGCTCCGGCTCCGCCCGGGCGCAGCGGTGCGCGCGGATCGCGTCGGCGCCGAAGCGCGAGGCGACCTCGGCCGGGGTCAGCGCGGCGAAGTCGCCGATCCGGCGCAGGCCCAGGCGGTGCAGCAGGTCCACCAGATCCGCGCGCTCGGGTGCGGCCAGGCTCGGTTCCGCGGCGAGTTCCCGCACCGGCAGCGGCGCGAGGAACCGGGCGCCCGTCCCCGGCGGCACGATGGCGGCCCGACGGGCGGCGAGCACCGCCGTCGACAGCTCGTCGGCGATACCGATCCAGCATTCCACCCCGACCGCCGCCACCGCGTCGACGAGCCGCTCGGCCGCCGCCGGCTCGGATCCGAAGTACCGGGCGGCGCCGCGCGCGCCCAGCGCCAGCAGCCCCGGCCGGAGCACCTCCACACCGGGCACCGTCGCGTCCACCGCCGCCACGACCGGTTCGAACAACCGCGCATCCCGATCCGGATCCGCCTGGGCCACATACAGATCCGGGCAGCGGGCCTGCGCTTCCCGGCGCTTCAGCCCGCGCTGCACACCCGCGGCGCGCGCCACCGCCGAACACGCCACCACCCGGTTGGCGTGCAGCACCACCACCGGCCGCGTCGGCGGCACGTCGGCCAGCGCGGCCGCCGCGGCCGCAGGCCAGTCGGGACACCACAGCGCCAGCACCCGCCGCGCCTTCACCCCCATCGCGGGACCGCTCGGGCGACGGCCGTCTTCACGAAGCGACCTCGCGGACGGGTGTCAGTTGCTGTGGCGTGTTCGGCTGTGCGGCAGTCCATTCGACTCGGTCGTCGCGGGGGCTCAGTTCCAGGGTGCCGGTGCGGGGTGGGGAGGATCGGCCGTGGACGCGAACGTCCAGGCGCATGGTGCGCAGGCGGCCGCAGCCGCGGCCGACGCCGTCGTAACCCGCGACCCGAGCCTCGATTCGCAGGGACGGGCCGCTCCAGGCGCCGCCGGTGACGATCAGGGTGGAACCCTTGCTGCGGGCGCGGGCGGCGAGCACCCGAGTTCGGCTGGGCGGCACCGACACTCCGCCCAGGCCGAGCACCACCAGATCCAGGCCGTCCAGCAACACAGCGGCGACCTCCACCGGGTCCGATCCGGGATCTGGCACCACCGCCAGCCGTTCCAGCTCGGCACCCATCTCGGCCGCGGCGAGCAGGCCGAGCCGGGGCAGGCCGACCGCCGCGGCATGACCGCCCGTGCCCGTCACCGCGGCGAGCAGACCGGCCAGCAGCGAACTCGCGCCCGCGTACGCCACCACCGAACCCTTCGGCAGACCACCCTCCGGCAGGAGTTCCACCAGCGCGGACGGCACCGGCAGCGTCTCCCGGCGCAGGGGGCGGCGCAGCGTCGCGCCCGCGCCGCGCGCCGGGACGGCCGCCATTCGCCGCCGCAGTTCCGCGAGCCGCTCTCGTTGCGCCTCTCCAGCCGAACCCATCCTCGACCACCTATCTCCACCGAATGGACTCCACCGCTCGGGCCGCCGGAGCCGCCACTCCAGCACCGATTCAGCTATCGATCTGTATCGAATATACGTTCGACTTCCCTTCAGTAGAACCCCACCCCCGATTCCCGTCAAGCGGCACGCGCGCGAGCGCACTCGCGCGAACCCGAACCGCTGAAGCAGGCCAGTCAGGACGGTTTTCCGCTATCCTCGCGCCGTGACCGAACGCGCCCGTCCCATCGTCGGCCCCGACTACTTGGTTGCCGGCCGCTATCGCCTGCAATCGAAGCTGGGCGGCGGCGGCATGGGCGCGGTTTGGCTGGCCACCGACCGGCTGCTGAACCGCGACGTCGCCATCAAGCAGGTGCTCACCACGGCCGGGCTCAGTGAGCAGGAGGCCACCGAGGTCCGCAACCGGATCATCCACGAGGGCCGCGTCGCCGCGAAGCTGTCGCACGAGCACGCCATCGCCGTCTACGACGTGGTCCTCGAGGCGGGCGAGCCGTGGCTGGTCATGGAGTACCTGCCCTCGCGCAGCGTGGCGAAGGCACTGGCGCTGGCCGATACACTGCCACCGATCGAGGTGGCGCAGATCGGCGCGCAGGTCGCCGACGCGCTGGCCGCCGCGCACGCCGCCGGTATCACCCACCGCGACATCAAGCCCGGCAATATCCTCGTCGCCGACCGCGGCGCCGAGGTGGGCAAGGTCAAGCTCAGCGACTTCGGCATCTCCGCCGGCACCGGCGACCCGCACGACGAACTGGACGACGTGATCACCGGAACCCCCGCCTACCTGCCCCCCGAGGTGGCGCGCGGCGCCCGGCCGACCGAAGCCAGCGACGTATTCTCGCTCGGCGCAACGCTTTACACCGCGATAGAGGGCCAGCCGCCGTACGGCCTGGACGACGACAACGACGCGATCGTCATGCGCGCCGCCATGGCACAGATCATCCCGCCCAGCCGCAGCGGCGCCCTGACCCCCGTGCTCCTGCACATGATGGAGCCCGCCCCTCAACGCCGCCCCACCATGGCCGAAGCCCGCGACGAAATCCTCACGGCCACTTTCGGTCCCGGCACCGCCCCCTACATCCTGGGCGCACCCGTCCGCACCGACGACGGCACCATTCCCGCGTGGGCCGCCCGGAACTCGGCCGCCGGGCTACGCAGCCCCCACAGCACTCCCCTCCCCCGCCCCCCGCGAGCGACAACCTCGAACGCCCCTGCCGCACAACAAAAATTCCAGAACTTCGATCTCTCGGCCCTGGGCCCCAACGCCGCCCCCCTGGCAATAGCCATAGGGCTCCTGATAGGGCTGCTGATCCTGATAGTCATCCTGGTAGCGGTCCTGTAGGACCCCCGTAAGCCGGAGTGTTCGGCCGCCTAATCGATCCGCCGCCGATGCGCCCATCGCGTCAGCGCGTTCCGATTGGACTGCTGAGTCTTACGCAGCACGTTGGAAGCATGCGTCTCCACAGTCTTCACCGAAATGAACAGCGACTCGGCGATCTCCCGATACGTGTACCCCCGAGCGAGCAGCCGCAGCACCTCCAACTCCCGCGGCGTCAGCGAGTCCAACTCGGGATCCAGCGGCGGCTCCGGCACCGGCGACCGCCCGGTGAACGAGTCGAGCACGAACCCCGCCAGCCGCGGACTGAACACCGCGTCACCCCCGGCCACACGCCGAATGCCGTCGGCCAGTTCGGGTCCCGAAATCGTCTTGGTGACATATCCACGAGCACCGGCCCGGATCACCGCGATCACATCCTCGGCAGCGTCGGACACGCTCAGCGCCAGGCACACCGGGCCGTCCTCCACTCCTTGCAGCACCGCCACCCCGCCGCCGTCGGGCATGTGCACATCGAGCAGCACCACGTCGGGCCCGGCCGCCTCGACTCCGGCGATCGCCTCGGCCACCGTGCCCGCCTCGCCGACCACTTCGATATCGGATTCGCGGCTCAGCTCGGCCCGCACCCCGGACCGGAACACGGCGTGATCGTCCACCAGAAACACCCGGATACTCACTGCTCTCCTCACTTCGGACCGATGCCCGCTGCTCGGGCGCGGCGACGCCCACTCATCGGTACCACAAGGCGGGCCGGTGCGCCGTCAACCTGGTAGGCGGTCGGAAACCCGGGTGCGGTCGATCAGCTGGTCTTGTCGAGGACTTCCCGGAGGGTGCGGGCGAAAGCCTCGGGCCGGCCCGGGTAGCCGGATTCGGGGCCGGTGAAGCCGCCGTGATGGCTGGGGAACAGGACCGGCCGCCGACCGAGCCGATCGGCGATCGCCGCCGAGGTGCGGTGGGTGACCGTGCCCGCCGATTCCTCGCCGTAGCCGATGACGATCCGGGTCGGCGCCGCGGTGAGGGCGGCGATGTCGGGGCGGTAGCCGAGGACCGGCCGGGAACGCTCCGACAGCAACGGGTCGTCGCGGGAGCCGTCGTCCTCGGACGGCAGGCCGAACAGGGCGGGATCCGGGGCGGGCGCGGCGAAATAGTCGTCGGTGAATTCGCCCTGCCAGGACGTCATCGCGATGAAGGCCGCCATGCCCGCGCCGAAGCCTTTCGCCGCGTAGGCGTCGCGGTATCCGGCCGCCGCACGTGCGGCCGCATCGGCATCCGGGAGCGCGGCGAGC from Nocardia wallacei carries:
- a CDS encoding serine/threonine-protein kinase; amino-acid sequence: MTERARPIVGPDYLVAGRYRLQSKLGGGGMGAVWLATDRLLNRDVAIKQVLTTAGLSEQEATEVRNRIIHEGRVAAKLSHEHAIAVYDVVLEAGEPWLVMEYLPSRSVAKALALADTLPPIEVAQIGAQVADALAAAHAAGITHRDIKPGNILVADRGAEVGKVKLSDFGISAGTGDPHDELDDVITGTPAYLPPEVARGARPTEASDVFSLGATLYTAIEGQPPYGLDDDNDAIVMRAAMAQIIPPSRSGALTPVLLHMMEPAPQRRPTMAEARDEILTATFGPGTAPYILGAPVRTDDGTIPAWAARNSAAGLRSPHSTPLPRPPRATTSNAPAAQQKFQNFDLSALGPNAAPLAIAIGLLIGLLILIVILVAVL
- a CDS encoding response regulator → MRVFLVDDHAVFRSGVRAELSRESDIEVVGEAGTVAEAIAGVEAAGPDVVLLDVHMPDGGGVAVLQGVEDGPVCLALSVSDAAEDVIAVIRAGARGYVTKTISGPELADGIRRVAGGDAVFSPRLAGFVLDSFTGRSPVPEPPLDPELDSLTPRELEVLRLLARGYTYREIAESLFISVKTVETHASNVLRKTQQSNRNALTRWAHRRRID
- a CDS encoding alpha/beta fold hydrolase, which encodes MTTHKLETSGATLTYDVHGPLPTAEGRPPLLMIGLPMEAGGFSALASHFPDRTVVTYDPRGLGRSVRTDGQVDNVPAVHADDVHAVIRALDSGPVEIFASSGGAIVALALVTAHPGDVTTLVAHEPPLLAALPDADAAARAAAGYRDAYAAKGFGAGMAAFIAMTSWQGEFTDDYFAAPAPDPALFGLPSEDDGSRDDPLLSERSRPVLGYRPDIAALTAAPTRIVIGYGEESAGTVTHRTSAAIADRLGRRPVLFPSHHGGFTGPESGYPGRPEAFARTLREVLDKTS